The following proteins come from a genomic window of Aquimarina sp. MAR_2010_214:
- a CDS encoding S41 family peptidase — protein sequence MKSTVYIFILLLITSILFSCEKIAIGKDEINSPENNFELLWNDFDKRYALFNVKQIDWNILYDTYRSQVSSETTNDELWITFTNLLDHLDDGHVILKDPVKDRYYESSGSKIDLAKEEFSLELIQTKYQEYNSKTSEIGLTFGKILNKDIGYIHLSDVEGDNPSTIDQVVADLKKHQAIIVDIRNNNGGDDDYAHRIAGAFADGEHFIYTVQTRNGIEHNDFDPKKKWFTRPEGNEQYVKPVILLTNRYVVSGAEIFTLNMKAFDHVTHIGDITAGDHSDQSLVRFLPNGWTYAYSTQLYLMPNGKSLEGIGIAPDIHIKNTKEDISARNDLVLEKAIKHLFDTYGIE from the coding sequence ATGAAAAGTACAGTTTATATTTTTATACTACTCCTTATAACAAGTATCTTATTTTCTTGTGAAAAAATTGCTATCGGTAAGGATGAAATCAATAGTCCTGAAAATAATTTTGAATTACTTTGGAATGATTTCGATAAACGCTATGCCTTATTTAATGTAAAGCAAATTGATTGGAATATTTTATATGATACCTATAGATCACAGGTATCATCAGAAACGACAAATGATGAATTATGGATAACATTTACCAATTTGCTAGACCATTTAGATGATGGACATGTTATTCTCAAAGATCCCGTGAAGGATCGATATTATGAATCTAGCGGTTCTAAAATAGATCTAGCCAAAGAAGAGTTTAGTTTAGAACTAATCCAAACAAAGTATCAAGAATATAATTCTAAAACTTCTGAAATAGGATTGACGTTTGGAAAAATCTTAAATAAAGATATTGGTTATATACACCTTTCTGATGTTGAAGGAGACAACCCTTCCACAATAGATCAAGTCGTTGCAGATTTAAAAAAACATCAGGCTATTATTGTAGATATAAGAAATAATAATGGTGGTGATGATGATTATGCTCACCGTATTGCAGGTGCTTTTGCTGATGGGGAGCATTTTATTTATACTGTACAGACAAGAAATGGTATAGAGCATAATGATTTTGATCCAAAAAAGAAATGGTTTACTAGACCAGAAGGAAATGAGCAGTATGTAAAACCTGTAATCCTCCTCACAAATAGATATGTTGTTAGTGGAGCAGAAATTTTTACACTAAACATGAAAGCTTTTGATCATGTAACTCATATTGGAGACATAACAGCCGGGGATCATTCTGATCAAAGTTTAGTGCGATTTCTACCTAATGGATGGACATATGCATATTCTACACAACTATATTTAATGCCTAATGGAAAGAGTTTAGAAGGTATTGGAATTGCTCCAGACATCCATATTAAAAACACAAAAGAAGATATTAGTGCGAGAAACGATTTGGTATTAGAAAAAGCTATAAAACACCTTTTTGACACATATGGGATAGAATAA
- a CDS encoding S24 family peptidase, translated as MAQHKVTQRILTIMDMIIKEREHVKSRSAMARSLDYSPQSFDKVTNDDRNFPIDVIHRFFEKYNINPSLVFNDELWKRHSVDNHVLFQSNTDGVMETSFYVDIENTIRVAMISIENAKRYAIKNQDEEYIGKLSFMSFHNSDEEYRSLRGFQIKGDDMEPNFFHGDWVFGLRVRKFTKIRLNRIFVIVLKYEVVIRRITAFNEESNSLTVSMDNHAYPDYEISLENVFEVWEVESALKSRFPMPK; from the coding sequence ATGGCACAGCATAAAGTAACCCAGCGAATTTTGACTATAATGGATATGATTATTAAGGAGAGAGAACATGTTAAGTCCAGAAGTGCTATGGCAAGAAGTCTTGATTATTCGCCACAGTCTTTTGATAAAGTAACCAATGATGATAGAAACTTTCCTATTGATGTGATACATAGATTCTTTGAAAAATATAATATTAACCCAAGCTTAGTATTTAATGACGAATTATGGAAAAGACATAGTGTTGACAATCACGTTTTGTTTCAATCTAACACAGATGGAGTAATGGAAACTTCATTTTATGTTGATATAGAAAATACTATAAGGGTTGCAATGATAAGTATTGAAAATGCTAAAAGGTATGCCATAAAAAACCAAGATGAGGAATATATAGGGAAGCTATCTTTCATGTCATTCCATAATTCAGATGAAGAATATAGAAGTCTGAGAGGATTCCAAATAAAAGGGGATGATATGGAACCTAATTTTTTTCACGGGGATTGGGTATTCGGACTTAGAGTAAGAAAGTTTACAAAAATTAGATTGAATAGAATATTTGTAATAGTCCTTAAATATGAAGTGGTAATAAGAAGGATTACAGCATTTAATGAAGAAAGTAATAGCCTAACAGTTTCTATGGATAATCATGCATATCCAGACTATGAAATTTCTTTAGAAAATGTATTTGAAGTGTGGGAAGTAGAAAGTGCTTTAAAAAGTAGATTTCCGATGCCTAAATAG
- a CDS encoding pyridoxamine 5'-phosphate oxidase family protein produces MVKVTKNNIRNTIEEIQNAILITKLGYLPPHISLLQTKEFDNKGNIWFLSDKYSVCNQDLLISNEATLIYSKPESSYFLSLFGKGEIIDDPEKLEELYNEEDVTYVKKREKETLTAIKFEILKADYWDDLNRESNTIFTKDYLE; encoded by the coding sequence ATGGTAAAAGTAACTAAAAATAATATAAGAAATACTATAGAAGAAATACAAAATGCTATTTTGATTACCAAATTAGGGTATCTACCACCTCATATTTCATTATTACAGACTAAAGAATTTGATAATAAGGGGAATATATGGTTCTTAAGTGATAAATATAGTGTTTGCAACCAAGATTTATTAATCTCTAACGAAGCAACATTGATCTACAGTAAGCCAGAATCATCTTATTTCTTAAGTTTATTTGGTAAAGGTGAAATTATAGATGACCCAGAAAAGTTGGAAGAATTATACAATGAGGAAGATGTAACATATGTAAAGAAGCGAGAAAAAGAAACTTTGACCGCTATAAAATTTGAAATATTAAAAGCAGACTATTGGGATGATTTAAACCGAGAATCCAATACTATTTTTACAAAAGATTACCTAGAATAA
- a CDS encoding helix-turn-helix domain-containing protein, which translates to MSSDKENEYFCDGLTEEIINALAQIKGLKITSRTSSFFFKNKDIPVSKIGKDLNVSILLEGSVRLSKDTIRVTAQLIEIQGDFHFWSETWDRKLENIFTIQDEISLLIADKIRENFGHFEIRDKLVDKQTDYIEAYQLYLKGNYHFQKWNPEDLELSKQYYSKALEIDANYAQSNFGLAQYYTMMAGLGFLPKTEAFKKANKYINKALGLNPQLPEVHYGLASISYWYEWDFKKTFQHLNKALEMNPNFAPAYIHLAVHNCTSGEPQKALKHIEIAITLDPLSSEVYFAKGYIYYLIEDYQTSIKFLDISLELNPFNLLATIIRACCWIQQNKIHQVIDYFTSDLPAAVDNSTKYGILGMAYAILNDSEKLENYLELLHTEIDKMQAERAQFFVFLIQILSNQKKKALNWLRVAIETKPTLMLLLFSDPMLNSIKEDIEYKEIIKNVFPLTIEVEKKGKKRKELLSKEQTKEYAQKLLNHIRQDTPYLNPDLTLKSLASHLEIHPNQLSWLINHEFNKNFSEFINHYRVEAFKRISKDPKNSHITLIGLAFESGFNSKTVFNTFFKKETGMTPMQYLKL; encoded by the coding sequence ATGAGTTCTGACAAGGAGAATGAATATTTTTGTGATGGCTTAACCGAAGAGATTATCAATGCATTGGCACAGATAAAAGGCTTGAAAATTACATCACGTACCTCTTCTTTTTTCTTTAAAAATAAAGATATACCTGTTTCAAAAATAGGGAAGGACTTAAATGTTTCAATACTTTTAGAAGGAAGTGTTCGATTATCTAAGGATACCATTAGAGTTACGGCACAGTTAATTGAAATTCAAGGTGATTTTCATTTTTGGTCAGAGACTTGGGATAGAAAACTTGAAAATATTTTTACTATTCAAGATGAGATAAGCTTATTGATTGCAGATAAAATCAGAGAAAATTTTGGTCATTTTGAAATTAGAGACAAATTGGTTGATAAACAAACTGATTATATAGAAGCGTATCAATTATATTTAAAAGGTAATTATCATTTTCAAAAATGGAATCCCGAAGATTTAGAATTATCAAAACAATATTATTCTAAAGCTTTAGAAATAGATGCGAACTATGCGCAATCTAATTTTGGATTAGCTCAATATTATACAATGATGGCAGGTCTTGGGTTTTTACCAAAAACTGAAGCGTTTAAAAAAGCTAATAAATATATAAACAAGGCTTTAGGATTGAACCCTCAGCTTCCTGAAGTTCATTATGGATTGGCAAGTATAAGCTACTGGTATGAATGGGATTTTAAAAAAACTTTTCAACATCTCAATAAAGCTTTAGAGATGAACCCAAACTTTGCACCTGCATATATACATTTGGCAGTTCATAATTGCACTTCAGGAGAACCTCAAAAAGCATTAAAACATATAGAGATAGCTATAACTTTGGATCCTTTATCATCTGAAGTATATTTTGCAAAAGGATATATTTACTATCTGATAGAAGATTATCAAACTTCTATAAAATTTTTAGATATTAGTTTAGAGTTAAATCCTTTCAATTTATTAGCAACCATTATAAGAGCCTGTTGTTGGATTCAGCAAAACAAAATACATCAGGTTATAGATTATTTTACTTCAGATTTACCTGCAGCTGTTGATAATTCAACTAAATATGGAATCTTAGGTATGGCATATGCTATTTTGAATGATTCTGAAAAACTTGAAAATTATTTAGAATTATTACATACTGAAATTGATAAGATGCAAGCAGAAAGAGCGCAGTTTTTTGTATTCTTAATTCAAATTCTGTCAAATCAAAAAAAGAAAGCATTAAACTGGTTAAGAGTAGCTATTGAAACAAAACCTACGTTAATGTTACTTTTGTTTTCTGACCCAATGTTAAATTCGATAAAAGAAGATATTGAATATAAAGAAATTATAAAAAATGTTTTTCCTTTAACTATAGAAGTTGAAAAAAAAGGGAAAAAGAGAAAAGAACTGCTGTCAAAAGAACAGACTAAGGAGTATGCTCAAAAATTATTGAATCATATACGGCAAGATACACCTTATCTAAATCCTGATTTAACATTAAAAAGTCTAGCTTCTCATTTAGAGATTCATCCAAATCAACTGTCTTGGCTGATTAATCATGAATTCAATAAAAATTTCAGTGAATTCATTAATCATTATAGAGTTGAAGCTTTTAAGCGTATTTCTAAAGACCCGAAAAATTCTCATATCACGCTAATAGGTTTGGCTTTTGAAAGCGGTTTTAATTCGAAAACTGTATTTAACACCTTCTTTAAAAAAGAAACTGGGATGACACCAATGCAGTATCTCAAACTGTAG
- a CDS encoding DUF6371 domain-containing protein produces the protein MEYRFTLEPYTSIKSRFSCPNCGKKTVFSRYIDTEDHTYVGEKVGRCNREVKCGYHYTPKQFFEDKSGTEKIFKEKPLVHVKNLKTEKIINTIPKKIMIQSKQKGFANNFVIFLQNIFGEDATEELIKTYHIGTSKLWYGATVFWQVDRLGNIRSGKIMLYNPKTGKRIKQPFSHISWVHKALPVEKYNLKQCLFGEHLIAKELQKPIAIVESEKTAIIASVFLPEFIWIATGSLSNLNYENTKILKGRQAILFPDLGGCTLWKNKIKNLYPEVDYQISDLLEKKSSIHQKKNGWDIADYLINLNI, from the coding sequence GTGGAATATCGATTTACATTAGAACCTTACACAAGTATTAAATCAAGATTTAGCTGTCCTAACTGTGGCAAAAAAACAGTGTTTTCAAGATATATAGACACAGAAGATCATACATATGTAGGAGAAAAAGTTGGACGCTGTAATCGAGAAGTAAAATGCGGATATCATTATACTCCTAAGCAATTTTTTGAAGATAAGTCGGGCACAGAAAAAATATTCAAAGAAAAACCACTTGTGCACGTAAAGAATTTAAAAACCGAAAAGATCATAAATACTATTCCTAAGAAGATAATGATTCAAAGCAAGCAAAAAGGTTTTGCAAATAATTTTGTGATATTTCTTCAAAATATTTTTGGAGAAGATGCTACAGAAGAGCTTATTAAAACGTATCACATAGGAACTTCTAAATTATGGTATGGAGCTACCGTATTCTGGCAAGTTGATCGATTGGGTAATATCAGAAGTGGTAAAATTATGTTGTATAATCCTAAAACTGGTAAGCGCATTAAACAACCATTCTCTCATATTAGTTGGGTACATAAAGCGCTTCCTGTAGAAAAATACAACCTTAAGCAATGTCTTTTTGGAGAACACCTAATAGCAAAAGAACTTCAAAAACCAATAGCTATTGTAGAAAGTGAGAAAACCGCTATAATAGCTAGCGTGTTTCTTCCTGAATTTATTTGGATCGCCACAGGCAGTTTATCAAACCTTAATTACGAAAACACAAAGATCTTAAAGGGTAGACAGGCAATCTTATTTCCAGACTTAGGAGGATGTACTTTATGGAAAAACAAAATAAAAAACCTCTATCCAGAGGTAGATTATCAGATATCTGATCTTTTAGAAAAAAAATCTTCCATCCATCAAAAGAAAAATGGTTGGGATATTGCTGATTACTTAATCAACTTAAATATATAA
- a CDS encoding DUF3124 domain-containing protein produces MKKLIIYFAVLLFCIALPNCVKQNPNKELEQGILKENKIPESDDGFSYPIKKDVYIPIYSDIYNKTKDFRFQLTATLSIRNTSPKDTLFIKKVDYYNTTGGFVRGYIEQPIYLKPLESIEYVIEEEDTAGGSGANFLITWGANKTITPIFQGVMVGVSGQQGLAFTTEGVIISESE; encoded by the coding sequence ATGAAAAAATTAATTATTTATTTTGCTGTATTGCTTTTTTGTATTGCTTTACCCAATTGTGTAAAGCAAAATCCTAATAAGGAATTAGAACAAGGAATTTTAAAAGAAAATAAAATACCAGAAAGCGATGATGGGTTCAGTTATCCTATTAAGAAAGATGTATATATTCCTATCTATTCAGATATTTATAATAAGACAAAAGATTTTCGATTTCAGCTTACTGCTACACTAAGTATAAGAAATACAAGCCCGAAGGATACACTTTTTATTAAAAAAGTAGATTATTATAACACGACTGGAGGTTTTGTGCGAGGATATATCGAACAGCCTATTTATCTGAAACCTCTTGAATCTATTGAATATGTTATAGAAGAAGAAGATACTGCTGGAGGAAGTGGAGCGAATTTCTTGATTACTTGGGGGGCGAATAAAACTATAACTCCTATTTTTCAAGGAGTAATGGTCGGTGTGTCTGGTCAACAAGGGCTTGCGTTTACCACAGAAGGAGTAATAATATCTGAAAGTGAATAA
- a CDS encoding M23 family metallopeptidase, which translates to MKKLSLSVIIITMLFMNINCSDDDLPNEADSAYLNYETKSELELPFNEEWWVFWGGRSVRENYHAALKEQRFALDIVQKVDGSTHTGKGSKNEDYYCFGKPLNAPGNGKIVEVVNDIEDNIPGVFNRDFPTGNRVIIDHENGEFSILAHFKKGSIIVSVGDTVVKGQELGKAGNSGNSSEPHLHYHLQTTADPFNGEGLPAKFLNYYADGVLIEKGEPVRNQKIKNDN; encoded by the coding sequence ATGAAGAAGTTAAGTTTAAGTGTAATTATTATTACGATGCTATTTATGAACATAAACTGTTCAGACGATGACTTACCAAATGAAGCAGATAGTGCTTATTTGAACTATGAAACTAAAAGTGAATTAGAACTCCCTTTTAATGAAGAATGGTGGGTGTTTTGGGGAGGGCGAAGTGTAAGAGAAAATTACCATGCGGCACTAAAAGAACAAAGGTTTGCCTTAGATATTGTGCAAAAAGTTGATGGTAGTACCCATACAGGAAAAGGATCTAAAAATGAAGATTATTATTGTTTTGGTAAGCCTTTAAACGCTCCTGGAAATGGAAAAATTGTTGAAGTTGTAAATGATATAGAAGATAATATTCCTGGGGTGTTTAATCGAGATTTCCCCACTGGTAATCGTGTTATAATTGACCATGAAAATGGTGAATTCTCAATTTTAGCACATTTTAAAAAAGGGTCGATAATAGTATCAGTAGGAGATACAGTTGTAAAAGGACAAGAATTAGGTAAAGCAGGAAATAGTGGAAACTCAAGTGAACCACATTTGCATTATCATTTACAAACCACTGCTGACCCATTTAATGGAGAAGGATTACCTGCTAAATTCCTAAATTATTATGCCGATGGTGTTTTAATTGAAAAAGGAGAACCAGTAAGAAATCAAAAAATTAAAAATGATAATTGA
- a CDS encoding head GIN domain-containing protein has product MKLLKTSNVILFLIGLSLISCQSDDDNCTTGEGTLTTKKINVPNFKGIDMAIAGNVVITQGETKEISITGYPNIIEKMETNVADDIWSIELKNNCYNYSKLKINITTPQIEKIYLSGSGNIVVNDFENQNDMTVKISGSGNIDLNNITGPENLTVKISGSGNINVNDTFSMLKNLDISMSGSGNFNGFLIQTKTCNISSSGSCSSEVHVLDNLNLSLSGSGNAYYKGTPEITTSISGSGKLINAN; this is encoded by the coding sequence ATGAAACTATTAAAAACAAGTAATGTAATACTTTTTCTTATAGGGTTATCCCTTATTTCTTGTCAATCTGATGATGATAATTGTACAACAGGAGAAGGGACATTAACGACCAAAAAAATTAACGTTCCGAATTTTAAGGGAATTGATATGGCAATTGCCGGCAATGTTGTCATAACCCAAGGAGAAACAAAGGAAATTAGTATAACAGGGTACCCCAATATTATCGAAAAAATGGAAACAAACGTTGCAGACGATATATGGAGCATTGAACTAAAAAACAACTGTTACAATTACTCTAAGCTAAAAATTAATATCACTACACCTCAAATAGAAAAAATATACTTAAGTGGTTCTGGAAATATTGTAGTAAATGATTTTGAAAATCAAAATGATATGACCGTTAAGATTTCTGGTTCAGGAAACATCGATCTAAATAATATTACTGGCCCAGAAAACCTAACCGTAAAAATTAGTGGTAGTGGTAATATTAATGTAAATGACACATTTTCTATGCTAAAAAATTTAGATATTAGTATGAGTGGTTCTGGTAATTTTAATGGATTTCTTATACAAACAAAGACATGTAATATAAGTAGTTCTGGTAGCTGTAGTAGTGAAGTACATGTATTAGACAATCTAAATCTTAGTCTTAGCGGTAGTGGGAACGCCTATTATAAAGGAACTCCAGAAATCACAACAAGTATTAGTGGTAGTGGTAAGCTTATAAATGCAAACTAA
- a CDS encoding phage/plasmid primase, P4 family gives MGGNKSTIEIDDILEETDKLLTVAHNQKENREHDQLPNIFNQLLRHIEEVDFRKYAELSNNEKPRKVHFLVSIIEILLEKAMSIGFHLCRKYDYVYVYNGEYWQLIAQEEFEDFLCEVALKTKMNRFHAKYFAFKGEMYKQFLSDARLKELRKNQKTILINLANGTFEISPLRRVLRPFDKNDFLTYQLPFSYNKEATAPQFQEYLDKVLPEQELQDVLSEYLGYIFIKNSVLKLEKVLLAYGSGANGKSVLFDIINALLGEENFTSYSLQSLTEDKGYYRSMLTNKLLNYASEINGKLETNTFKLLVSGEPVEARLPFGKPQLIKDYARFMFNCNELPENVENNNAFFRRFLILPFRVTIPISQQDPDLSKRIVQNELSGVFNWVLKGTNRLLENRKFTDSPIVRNEILRYQRESDTMTMFLDDTNYESNPAMDMPLTSLFNEYRGFCIESNYTFDSKKAFSKKMQKLGFKIQRKNYGMAIYAHKKSN, from the coding sequence ATGGGGGGAAATAAATCAACAATTGAAATCGATGATATTCTGGAAGAAACAGATAAGTTATTGACAGTTGCTCATAACCAAAAAGAAAATAGAGAGCATGATCAACTACCTAACATATTTAATCAACTATTAAGACATATCGAAGAAGTAGATTTTAGAAAATATGCGGAGTTATCAAATAATGAAAAACCAAGGAAAGTTCATTTCCTAGTTTCCATTATTGAAATATTATTAGAAAAAGCAATGTCTATTGGATTTCATTTATGCCGAAAATATGACTATGTATACGTTTATAATGGAGAATACTGGCAATTAATTGCACAAGAGGAATTTGAAGACTTTTTATGTGAAGTAGCTTTAAAAACAAAGATGAATCGTTTTCACGCTAAATACTTTGCTTTCAAAGGAGAAATGTATAAGCAGTTTTTATCTGATGCCAGGTTAAAGGAATTAAGAAAGAACCAAAAGACCATTCTAATTAACCTTGCTAATGGTACTTTTGAAATCTCTCCTCTTAGAAGAGTTTTACGCCCCTTTGATAAAAATGACTTTCTCACCTATCAATTGCCTTTTTCATACAATAAAGAAGCTACAGCTCCACAATTTCAAGAATATCTTGATAAAGTATTACCAGAACAAGAATTACAAGATGTCTTATCAGAATATCTTGGATATATTTTTATTAAAAATAGTGTTCTTAAATTAGAGAAAGTATTATTAGCCTATGGTAGTGGGGCAAATGGGAAAAGTGTACTATTCGATATTATCAATGCATTATTGGGAGAAGAGAATTTTACGAGTTATTCTCTACAGTCATTAACAGAGGATAAAGGATATTATAGATCTATGCTAACCAATAAGCTACTAAATTACGCTAGTGAGATCAATGGAAAGTTAGAAACAAATACATTTAAATTACTGGTGTCTGGAGAGCCTGTAGAAGCCAGATTACCTTTTGGCAAACCTCAATTGATCAAAGATTATGCTCGATTTATGTTTAACTGTAATGAATTACCAGAGAATGTAGAAAATAACAATGCTTTCTTTAGGAGGTTCCTAATCCTTCCGTTTAGAGTTACCATCCCAATATCACAACAAGACCCTGACTTATCAAAACGGATTGTGCAAAATGAATTATCTGGAGTTTTCAATTGGGTATTAAAAGGAACAAACAGGTTATTAGAAAACAGAAAATTTACAGATAGCCCAATAGTTAGAAATGAAATTTTAAGATATCAAAGAGAAAGTGATACTATGACTATGTTTTTGGATGATACCAATTATGAATCTAATCCAGCTATGGATATGCCTTTAACAAGCCTATTTAACGAATATAGAGGATTTTGCATAGAAAGTAATTACACTTTTGATTCTAAAAAAGCATTTTCTAAAAAGATGCAAAAACTAGGATTCAAAATACAACGCAAAAACTACGGAATGGCTATTTATGCACATAAAAAAAGTAATTAA
- a CDS encoding tetratricopeptide repeat protein, with translation MKKISRILISTLIVLFLIGYAIKKSGYLDNNKENINLVNTSDTDFSLINLCSSGASLKFQDLPETKLLTNIGNSSWKISTKNDSAQAYFNQGINALHAFWDVEAFRAFKKGLKFDPQNAMMHWGLAKSISQTVGELRDLKKESSIKAVQLSKNAKSYEYDFIAAYNALAKNGKNAYKKKMEEYLVKYPNQINAKLFYASFLSSGVSTYLPNGIPTKENLRGQELLKEVMLTYPKSSALHHYWIHAIENSTQPEKALESAKVISSLAPASGHITHMPGHIYYRIGEYDLANKAFYHSLTIDSIYMSTSKIGSINNWNYVHNLDYLVASCAESGKYKEGLKWANRISNIAIDRARLMSRGSGYILFGAYTSIPRFHIRFEEWEKATKSIDTLIQKIPWRNSKAIAYFEGVKQYAEGMFHLESNEIEKASINLEQLLKTKNDLENNPSKISADWYYRYALKILAVNAQELEGLIHYKEGKTIKAIKLLEEACITEKEIGYWEPPHYTRPVSESLAWVYLQEGKLNETIEAYKEALKLRPKNGHVQFALAKALETLKADTIETKKAYQQFILFWKNADDFNQRLSRAKKYSGSNTI, from the coding sequence ATGAAGAAAATTTCTAGAATATTAATCTCGACACTCATTGTTTTATTTCTCATTGGATATGCAATAAAAAAATCAGGATATCTTGATAATAATAAAGAGAACATTAATCTTGTAAACACTTCAGACACCGATTTCTCCTTAATCAATCTATGTAGTAGTGGAGCATCTTTAAAATTCCAGGATTTACCAGAGACTAAGCTACTTACAAATATAGGAAACAGTAGTTGGAAGATATCTACTAAAAATGATTCTGCTCAAGCATATTTTAATCAAGGCATAAATGCTTTACATGCTTTTTGGGATGTAGAAGCTTTTAGAGCTTTTAAAAAAGGATTAAAGTTTGACCCCCAGAATGCAATGATGCACTGGGGGTTAGCTAAATCTATATCACAAACAGTTGGTGAACTACGAGATTTAAAAAAGGAATCTTCTATCAAAGCAGTTCAATTATCAAAAAATGCTAAGTCCTATGAATATGACTTTATAGCAGCTTACAATGCTTTAGCTAAAAATGGTAAAAACGCTTATAAAAAGAAAATGGAAGAATATTTGGTAAAATATCCGAATCAAATTAATGCCAAATTGTTTTATGCTAGTTTTTTATCTAGTGGCGTAAGTACCTATTTACCTAACGGTATCCCAACAAAAGAAAACTTACGAGGGCAAGAATTGCTAAAAGAAGTAATGCTAACATATCCAAAATCGTCGGCTTTACATCATTATTGGATTCATGCTATAGAAAACAGCACACAACCAGAAAAAGCCTTAGAAAGCGCTAAGGTTATTTCTAGTTTAGCTCCAGCCTCGGGGCATATAACTCATATGCCTGGGCATATTTATTATAGGATCGGTGAATATGATCTGGCAAATAAAGCTTTTTATCATTCACTTACAATAGACTCCATATACATGAGTACATCAAAAATTGGTTCTATAAACAATTGGAATTATGTACATAATCTAGATTACCTAGTGGCTTCTTGTGCTGAAAGCGGTAAGTATAAGGAAGGGCTGAAATGGGCAAATAGAATAAGTAATATTGCTATAGATAGAGCACGATTAATGTCTAGAGGAAGTGGTTATATATTATTTGGAGCCTATACATCTATTCCTAGATTCCATATACGCTTTGAAGAATGGGAAAAAGCTACAAAAAGCATTGATACTCTTATCCAAAAAATACCATGGAGAAATAGTAAAGCCATTGCATATTTTGAAGGTGTGAAACAATATGCAGAAGGTATGTTTCATCTAGAATCTAATGAAATAGAAAAAGCATCTATAAATTTAGAACAATTACTAAAAACAAAAAACGATCTAGAAAATAATCCTTCTAAGATTTCTGCCGATTGGTACTATAGATATGCTTTAAAAATTTTAGCTGTAAATGCACAAGAATTAGAGGGGTTAATACATTATAAAGAAGGAAAAACAATTAAGGCGATTAAACTACTAGAAGAAGCATGCATCACCGAAAAAGAAATTGGATATTGGGAACCTCCACACTATACAAGACCCGTATCCGAATCTTTGGCATGGGTATATCTGCAAGAGGGTAAATTGAATGAAACAATTGAAGCTTATAAAGAAGCTTTAAAGTTGCGTCCAAAGAACGGTCATGTACAATTTGCATTAGCCAAGGCATTGGAAACATTAAAAGCTGATACCATAGAAACTAAAAAAGCATATCAACAATTCATTCTATTTTGGAAGAATGCTGATGATTTTAACCAAAGGCTTTCTCGTGCAAAGAAATACTCAGGATCTAACACCATATAA